From Coffea arabica cultivar ET-39 chromosome 2e, Coffea Arabica ET-39 HiFi, whole genome shotgun sequence, the proteins below share one genomic window:
- the LOC113732222 gene encoding uncharacterized protein, whose translation MGRMKVSLAALVTLAFCFSVNACPPGDRAALLAFKAALNEPYLGIFNSWTGTDCCTNWYGVSCDPDRRVADIVLRGESEDPIFEKAGRSGYMSGEIAASVCQLDRLTTLVVADWKAIAGEIPACIPSSLPILRIFDIVGNQISGKIPADIGSLGRLTVLNLADNKLTGAIPPSIVNLRSVMHLDLSNNKLTGEIPSDVEKLTMMSRALLSRNQLTGSIPSSFANIYRLADIDLSMNRISGSIPAQLGTMPVLSTLNLDSNRLSGSIPTSLLSSAGLNVLNISRNSLEGNLPDVFGPKTYFTVLDLSYNQLRGSIPKSLSSAKYIGHLDLSYNHLCGPIPVGSPFDHLEASSFANNDCLCGSPLRTC comes from the coding sequence ATGGGGAGAATGAAAGTTTCCTTGGCCGCCTTAGTAACATTGGCTTTTTGTTTTTCCGTTAATGCCTGCCCGCCTGGGGATCGGGCAGCATTATTAGCTTTTAAAGCTGCCCTCAACGAGCCTTACTTGGGCATCTTCAATTCTTGGACGGGCACCGACTGCTGCACCAACTGGTACGGTGTCAGCTGTGACCCTGACCGACGGGTCGCCGACATTGTCCTCCGGGGAGAATCCGAGGACCCCATCTTTGAGAAAGCCGGCCGGTCTGGTTACATGTCAGGTGAAATAGCAGCTTCTGTTTGTCAACTCGACCGGCTCACCACCCTCGTCGTCGCAGACTGGAAGGCAATCGCGGGGGAAATCCCGGCTTGCATTCCGTCCTCGTTACCCATTCTAAGAATCTTCGACATAGTCGGAAACCAGATCTCCGGCAAGATTCCGGCCGACATAGGCTCACTGGGTCGACTAACTGTTCTCAACCTCGCCGACAACAAGCTCACCGGTGCGATTCCGCCGTCGATTGTCAACCTCAGGAGCGTCATGCATCTCGACCTCAGCAACAACAAACTCACAGGAGAAATCCCCTCCGACGTCGAAAAACTAACCATGATGAGCAGGGCACTGTTGAGCCGTAACCAGCTCACCGGTTCAATCCCCAGCTCATTTGCTAACATTTACAGGCTGGCCGACATTGATCTATCCATGAACCGGATCTCCGGTTCGATCCCGGCTCAACTCGGAACAATGCCGGTTCTGTCAACCCTTAATCTAGACAGCAATCGACTATCCGGAAGCATACCGACGAGCTTATTAAGCAGTGCCGGGTTAAACGTTTTAAACATCAGCCGAAACAGTTTGGAGGGCAATTTACCCGACGTTTTTGGACCGAAAACTTATTTTACGGTCCTTGATTTATCGTATAACCAATTGCGCGGTTCAATTCCTAAATCACTATCATCGGCTAAGTACATTGGGCACTTGGATTTGAGTTATAATCACCTTTGCGGACCGATTCCGGTTGGCTCACCTTTTGATCACCTTGAGGCCTCTTCATTTGCTAATAACGATTGCTTATGTGGATCACCACTACGTACTTGTTAA